The DNA region TCgtacacttcttcttcttcattcttcaatcATCTTTgccttgattttgttgaattaAGATGGAGAACGACGGAATCAGGTGCTTGAAGAAATTCTTTCACACTTCCATTGTGGTGCTACTTTTTCTACAATGTTTCAACCCTTCCCTATCCTCTGGATTCTATAATGTTTCTTTGGGTTTCGGAGCAATTGGCCACCGGGTGGTGACGAGGTGCATAAAGAGTGAAGGGGAAGCACTCCTTTCTTTCAAACAAGGTCTGATTGATGACTACAATCTCCTCTCCTCCTGGGGAAGAGAAGAACACAAGCAAGATTGTTGCAAATGGCTTGGCATCCACTGCAGCAACCGAACCAACCATGTTACTCAACTTGATCTTGGATGGAATCATATGAATGAAGTTTACTCACTTCAACAGAAAGGACAGCAGGAGTATCCCGTATATTACTTTCAAGGTAAAATGATGAGTCCTAAACTAATTGAGTTGCAGCATTTGAAATATTTGGACCTTTCTTCCATTAACTTCACTGGGACCCAGCTTCCAGATTTCATTGGTTCTCTTTCCAATTTAAGACACCTCGATCTCTGGTATGCTTCTTTTGGTGGTCGAATTCCAACTCAGATTGGAAACCTTACTCACTTGCAATATCTTGATCTCAGATCCAATCACTTTGCTAATGTAGAAAATATCAATTCATGGCTACCTCATCTTTCTTCTTTAACATATTTGGACCTGAGTTACAACAATCTTAGTAATGTTCCTGACTGGTTGGAAATAGTTAGTAAGCTCCCTAAACTTACTAACTTGTCTCTGTCTTATTGTAGTCTTCCTTCTCTTCTAATTCATTCCAGTACTCTTTTTAACATAAATTCTTCTAAATCTCTTGCTCATGTTGATCTCAGTGATAACCAACTCACTTCTTCCATATTTCTTTGGTTGTCCAAATACAATGCCAGCCTTGTTCATCTTGATCTCAAATACAATAACTTTGCTAATGTAGAAAATCTGAATTCATGGCTGCCTCATCTTTCTGCTTTAACATATTTGGACCTAAGTTACAGCAATCTCAGTAATGTTCCTGACTGGATCGAAGCAGTTAATAATCTCCCTAAACTTACAAACTTGTCTCTGTCTTATTGCAGTCTTCCTTCTCCTCTAATTCATTCCAGTACTCTTTTTAACATAAATTCTTCTAAATCTCTTGCTCATGTTGATCTCAGTGACAACCAACTCACATCTTCTTCCACATTTCTTTGGTTGTCCAAATACAATGCCAGCCTTGTTCATCTTGATCTCAAATACAATAACTTTGCTAATGTAGAAAATCTGAATTCATGGCTGCCTCATCTTTCTGCTTTAACATATTTGGACCTGAGTTACAGCAATCTCAGTAATGTTCCTGACTGGATGGAAGCAGTTAATAAGCATCCTAAACTTACAAATTTGTCTCTGTCTAATTGTGGTCTTCCTTCTCCTCTAATTCATTCCAGTACTCTTTTTAACATAAATTCTTCTAAATCTCTTGCTCATGTTGATCTCAGTTACAACCAACTCACTTCTTCCATATTTCTTTGGTTGTCCAAATATAATTCCAGCCTTGTTCATCTTGACCTCTCTTACAACCAGTTAACTGGCTTATTTCCCGATGTCATTGGAAACATGAGCTCTCTTGCATATCTAGATCTCTCTTCTAACCAATTTAAAGGGGTGATTTCAGAAAGTCATTTCTCGGGTCTCTCCAGATTAAGATCTTTGTCTCTGTCCTCTACCTCACTAACTTTAAACTTCCATTCTAAATGGGTTCCTCCCTTCCAATTGGATGTCATATTCTTGAGGTCTTGCAAGATGGGTCCACATTTTCCAAATTGGCTTCAAACTCAGAAAAGTTATCGGACGCTTGATATTTCTAATGCTGGAATTTCTGATATCCTTCCAAGTTGGTTTTGGGAAAGGCTGTCTCATGCTCCTGAAATTGGTTATGTAGATCTCTCCAACAACCAAATTAGAGGAACAATTCCAAACTCGCAAATCAATTTTGTATGTTTCTCTCGTCAACTAAATTTGAGTTGGAACCAATTGGAAGGTCAAGTCCCTCCATTCCTATTGAAAGCTTcgtcatctctctttctctcccacaATAAATTTTCAGGGttgttttctttcttgcttCCAGTTAACGCAAGTCATTTAAGATTGCTTGATCTCTCGAGCAACCATTTACATGGAGAACTTCCCGATTGCTGGACTCATTTCAAAAATCTTTTAATTCTTGATTTGAGTGACAACCTTTTTTCTGGGAGAATTCCTGCCACAATGGGCTCTTTatcttcaattcaaacattGAACCTAAACACTAATGGACTTGTGGGAGAATTGCCTTCATCTTTGAAGAACTGTACAAGTCTCATAGTTTTTGATGTTGGAGAAAATAAATTATCAGGTTTGATACCTGAATGGTTAGGGGTTGGACTTCCAAATTTGACTATCCTTATCCTCCGTTCTAATCACTTCTATGGAAGCATTCCATCACAATTGTGTAATATGGGAAGCATTCAAATTCTGGATTTCTCGATGAATAACATCTCCGGAAGTATACCCAAATGTCTCAACAATTTGACTAATTTGGCTCTAAGAGGAAGTTCAAGTCTAACTATCACTCACCTATTTAAGGCAACCTCCACTGATATTGCTGTCAGTATTTTTGATTATGAAGACGAAGCATCCTTGATATGGAATGGAATAATGTCCAAATACAAAAGTACCCTGGGGCTTGTAAAGAGTATCCATCTGTCAAGTAATCGATTAACGGGGGAGATTCCTAGTGAAGTCACTGATCTTGTGGGGCTGGTTTCTTTAAACCTATCAAGAAATAACTTAACAGGTCAAATAACTCCAAAAATAGGAAAGTTGCAGTCTTtagatttgcttgatttgtcAAACAACCAAATACATGGTACAATTCCAACAAGTCTCATTGGAATATCTGGCCTTGGTAAGTTGGACCTGTCCAACAACAACCTATCTGGAAAAATTCCCATCGGGTCTCAACTTCAACCCTATGACGCCACTGTTTTTGCTGGAAATCCTCTCCTTTGTGGAATTCCACTTGAACATATGTGCTCTCCTAAGGAAACAACACTGGAGGAGCAACCAGTGGTAGACAAtcaagatgaagatgatgacgGGTTTATAACACCTGGATTTTACATGAGTTTGGGGCTTGGATTTATCATTGGATTCTGGGGAGTTTGTGGGAGTTTGATATTCAACAGGTCATGGAGATACATGTACTTCAAACTCTTGAATGGTTTAAATGATTGGCTTTATATCAAGGTGGCATTGTTCATGCAACGAAGAATGCTCGATGAATAAGCTGTAAGTATACTGTCACATAATGAATAATACTGCAATTAACATACATGTCCTCCTCTCTTTTAAACTCCCGGCTAACGGCTAACGCCTGTAATTTACTTGAATTTTTGTAGCTCGTCCATCGGCTTGTGTGGTACGACATGCTAACCCCTTCGGCTTTTGGGTTGAGAAGGAGCCTGAAGGACAATAGCTTTTAAGTTATGGTGGAATTTCTCCAAATTCATGAGTGGGAAATGTATTTGGTTCATTGTCGAGTTGTAATTTTACACAAATATTTATggttttagtttcaatttttcCCAATTTGTTATGAATTAATGGATGAATAGACTGCGTTCCAAATTGAAAGCCAGGATTGAAGAGCTGTGTACAAGAGACTAAAAAGAGTGGCACTAAACGAAGACCAAAAAGAGTGCCACTAAACAATGGACatgaattaaaatttcaaaactaCATTGAACTtgttaaacaaattcaaaaataagTGAGACGACCAGTTTGTGTAATCTCATACAAGCTTGTGATAAACGAACAAGTTTGGCTCATGAAAACAAAggcaaaattattattatttttatttatttgttgccTTAACATACCAAACAGAAGCCCCCAAAATCCAACTCCGGCTAATTACCCCAACAAAAGAAGATTAAATTATGAAGAAGGGAAAAAATAATTATGTTTGGGTCCaaataaatgagaattggaACTCTTGGTAGCCTGTTAGCATCTGGTCAAAATTGTTCCAGCCTGTGGCTGATGAGAGTTTTGTTCGAGCCGTTTCCACTCTGGATGTACTCCTGTATGCACGAGAGGTAAGAGGAGTAAAAGGGAATGTAATGCTGAGTAAGTGCTCTACAGTTTATTGTTTGTGGCTTGTTTTGATCCTTCAGTAGAACGATGCAGAAGCAGATAAAACAGTGTATTCAAATATTGATCAAACATTCAGGATTGGTACAATACTAGTGGAATTAAGCTTGTCTGGGTGCGGGAATATCACTAATCAAATAGCTAATGCACAGCTAACTTGACTGAAAAGGGAAGGGAGGAAATAACGATGTCCATATCAATTCCTCTCACTTAGTAAAATAAGAACGTGATAGAAACAGAACAGCCAATTATGAATAACCAGGAATacgaaaaaaaattctaatgcATAATATCAATCAgcccatgaaaaaaaaagagattttgGAAAACCACATGTAGGAGACAGGAAAACAGATTATACTTTCCAACTTTCGCTCCACAACTATATGCTTTTACGGATATCATATGGTAAAGAGGAATGTTGAAAAAACAATTTCTTTTCGGGTTGCATAGGTAAGTTTCACAGACCCACCGGGATTAGCACTCGCCCTCCACCCTTGGTCTTAAGGAACATGGCATGTCATTAGGTTCAAAAGCTAGTTGAAAGGAGAAACATGTAAAGCATTTGTAACCTTACCAAAAGAAACGAAAATACCTTAGCACAGATTTACTTATGTGACAATAGATTATGTATCAGGAAAAAAACAATGGTAGAAGCTTTCGGAAGGGAACAAAAAAgtaagaagaaagagaacatACAAGCATATCTTCTGAAAGAACTGTTTCCATTAATGGAAAATGTTACAGGCCTCCTTTCCTGACCCAAAGATAGGATCTCTTGCATCCTTTCAGGCCAGTCTGAATTTAACCTCCGAGCAAAATCTTCAACCTCCCTGAACAACGATTTAAGAAAATATGTAACATTAGCAAGAACCAAGTTTTGTCTCTATAAATTGCGTATTTACATGCAGAACCATGGTGGAGGATGCAACTTGAAATTCCAGTTACATCCTtatcagaaaataaaataaacactgACGAgagaaaaagacttgcagaaCCAGAAGAGTGGGCGACCGGAACCATGTTTCACAACAGATGCTTAATGGTGATGACCAGAATGAGAGCTCTTTTTctttataaacataaacaaatatttatttaaaatgtcCAAACAACTATTGCACACAGAAAATCAAAAACCAACATCTCTCAAAGCCACCATAAAGAGCTAGCAAAGGCAAAACATTATCCCCAATGTTTACTCATTTTTATCACAGACCAACTTTTTTAAGCAACCTTTTTCATCTTCTTAGCTGGGTGAGGAGTGGATTTGAACATGGGACAGTTTAAAAAAGAAGTGGAGAAATACCACTACATTAATAGCTATTTAGTTTTTAAGCAAACTCTgcaacattgaaaaacaaatgaCAATTTGAAATTCTTTTGCAGTTATCAAATTTCATCTTCTAATTGCATATCTTCAATTTCAGAACTGCgttcacaaaaataaaataaaaaaagcaacgAAGTTGCACCATAATGAGATCCACCATTCTGTTTCCTTAAGCTTTCCATAACTAAAGTCATCATCGACAAAGTTATTACCACTGAGTTCAATTCAGTACTTTTTCTTCCACATGTTGCTCAAcgtgatatatttttttttttcatccactaaaattaaaaaagatgaTATTATATTGCAAATCGTGTAATAACCCAAAATAGTTGCAGACAAACCTatcaattttttccttcaatgcCGGATCAATCTCATCATCAATATCACCTTCATCAAACCCAATCATATCCTCCACCCTATCATCCTTTAGATCTTGTAGCTTTAATGTCAAACTAGAACTAGGCGTAAATTTGTTGAGTTCATCACTGGGGCAAGCAAAGTTAAGATTGCTCGACACCTAAAACATTTGGgcgaaaagaaaaatgaagaaaaactaGCTACCCAACAACTCAAGCAGAAAAGTACAAGTTCAAGACCGAATTAGTGATTCAAACCTCATGGATCTCATTGGCCTCATATAGACACGTGCTTTTCTGCTGATCTTTTCTCCTGCGattcttctttttgttcttggaaGTTTTAATTCCTTTGGAATCTGTGAAACATAATTTCCTTACCTCCAATGAGGCCTTCAAAAGGAAATAAAGTAAAAATAGACGACTAAGACACTACACTTCAAATCCCATTTAAAGGAATCTTAAGTACTTCCAAGTACAGTATAATGTGGGCTAATGCAATCCTGAAAAAGATTAGTATCAAGTGTGCATTGTGCAATTTGCTCGTTGGAACTACAACCTACTCAATGATAAATCCAATTTCTCAATTAACAATAACCATGCAGTCAAGGAATAAGAGAGCAATTACTCAGGTATACCTCCAATTTCTCCATTAATGAATGACAAGAGATCATCAACTGAACGTTCATCGTTTTGCTCTTCTTCGAGATGACAAGAGATCATCAACTGAACGTTCATCGTTTTGCTCTTCTTCGAGCTCGTCATTCTGAAAAGTATGGAAGGTTCAATAATGACTACCAATAAGAAGGATATATTATTTAGCATAGTATAAAAGCCAGAAAACATATTATGTAGTACGTTTTGAATTTAGATTCATCAAATACCAAACTCACCTTCAATTTCTCTCTTTCCTGAAGTTCCCTCCTCTTTCTTGCATATAATCGATTCAAAAGTCGAATGCGTGGATCGTCAGTTGAATTTTTCAAAGGCTCCAACTTCTCTTCCTGGATGATTTCTTAGTGGtgttaaaaacaacaaagaaacaCCAAGTTTTTGCTAAGCATACACAGAAATCTCAAGCATCGGAGACCTCTGTAAGATCATCAGGGAGATGAAATATTTCACGTATCTCCTCAGGTGTTTTCCCTTCAATTATTCGTGCAAGAGCACGACTAGTAAGATCCACCAATGGTTTTAATTGGAGGCTGTCAGCTGCTGAAGTCAACTCACAGAGCAACTTTGCGTCCATTCGGATgtatttttcatcaaaagcCTTGCATTCCTACATAAACGAGTGGTGCCGAGTCATATGAGCGTGCCAAGTTTACACCAGCATCAGAGTAAACATTTAATCCAGTGTGCAGGTGGAGATTAATGTCCTCAATAGCTCAAATTTATGCAAAACAGACAGAGGGCATAGACTCagaaagaagtaaaacagaATGACATTCCAAAAACATGTAGAACCTTGTTCGAGCGACCTGGTACTTGATGAAATCGGCAGTAATCAAGAATTAAGCTCAACATTGCAGTACCGACTCTTTCAGGAAGAGATATTGCATGGTTCTTGGAAGCTCCCATCCCTTTCTgtatattttctttgcatatcATAGGGCAATACACGTGTTCGCTCCCTAAATCCGCCATGGCGCCTTGCGGGCAAGCCGGGGATTTACTTCACATATGAGATTGGtgggtgcgggcgtgccactactagatgccgctagtagacgggATTTGAGTGATTGAGGTTGCGCCTGAATTTGCCCGAATCAAGAGATTGTGTCATTTGAGTGGGAGTTGCTCAAattaaggttctttgtttgccttaaaaataaggactttacttatatggagagatagaacaatatgtaaatgataaggttgcttggaaatataaatgacagaggaaagtgactaaaattgcagattgcttgtaatttatatgGCTGGAAATGAGTACATAACAGCTACAAATGAGATCGATACCGCAAGTGAgcagcagagctaataaactagataaaagaaggctttttggtgaaggtttatcccgaatgggatgaaggtttgggctgactacagcttcgttgaaggcaaatctggcttgagcagagttttggcttttgtttgtttgtttgagtgtccataatccttGTGCATCTGCTCCTTTTTATAGAGGTCTGGAGGAAACCCTCCTGCTGAGGTTTTGTATCTGCCCGAAAAAAGCTTGGGCAGCTTGTATTCCATTGCTTTAGACAGCTTGCATGCTTTTCACTTGCCAACTTGCAtggagaaataatattaaaaggggAACTTGCATTTCCACCACAAGCTTTTAGCACatgttttcccacttgtaataaactaacatttaaaagaagcaagttggATTCTTTCACATGTTCCTTGCCCGAAAGCTTGCTGATGCTTTTCCATCCACTTGCAATACATGCATGTACCTTGATTAAACAAATGCTAGACAAACCTCCACCACCCAAACAAATAggagaaacaatattatagtgtccAACCCCTCCACTTGCATCTAAATATCTTTCCAAGTTAgctttcttgcatattaatcctccaaatgccatattttacccaaattgcccaaataagtaaaaatgtgtatattttgagtgcaaacaGTGCCCCCCAAGTTTTACAAATTTGAGCAAAGTTTGTGAAACTTACAACCCCAATGCTGCCAGGATTGATGTCGAAGGAAGAGGCACGTCTACATCTTCAGTCCTTTCGTCGTTGAGAAACTTGGCAAGATATGTTCGCTCCCTAAATCCGCCATGGCGCCTTGCGGGCAAGCCGGGGATTTACTTCACATATGAGATTGGtgggtgcgggcgtgccactactagatgccgctagtagacgggATTTGAGTGATTGAGGTTGCGCCTGAATTTGCCCGAATCAAGAGATTGTGTCATTTGAGTGGGAGTTGCTCAAATTAAGAttctttgtttgccttaaaaataaggactttacttatatggagagatagaacaatatgtaaatgataaggttgcttggaaatataaatgacagaggaaagtgactaaaattgcagattgcttgtaatttatatgGCTGGAAATGAGTACATAACAGCTACAAATGAGATCGATACCGCAAGTGAgcagcagagctaataaactagataaaagaaggctttttggtgaaggtttatcccgaatgggatgaaggcttgggctgactacagcttcgttgaaggcaaatctggcttgagcagagttttggcttttgtttgtttgtttgagtgtccataatccttGTGCATCTGCTCCTTTTTATAGAGGTCTGGAGGAAACCCTCCTGCTGAGGTTTTGTATCTGCCCGAAAGAAGCTTGGGCAACTTGTATTCCATTGCTTTAGACAGCTTGCATGCTTTTCACTTGCCAACTTGCAtggagaaataatattaaaaggggAACTTGCATTTCCACCACAAGCTTTTAGCACatgttttcccacttgtaataaactaacatttaaaagaagcaagttggctTCTTTCACATGTTCCTTGCTCGAAAGCTTGCTGATGCTTTTCCATCCACTTGCAATACATGCATGTATCTTGATTATACAAATGCTAGACAAACCTCCACCACCCAAACAAATAggagaaacaatattatagtgtccAACCCCTCCACTTGCATCTAAATATCTTTCCAAGTTAgctttcttgcatattaatcctccaaatgccatattttacccaaattgcccaaataagtaaaaatgggtatattttgagtgcaaacaGTGCCCCCCAAGTTTTACAAATTTGAGCAAAGTTTGTGAAACTTACAACCCCAATGCTGCCAGGATTGATGTCGAAGGAAGAGGCACGTCTACATCTTCAGTCCTTTCGTCGTTGAGAAACTTGGCAAGATGAGCAAGGCAATTGGTAGTGTAACTAGCATTGGAAAGAATGTTGTCTGACTTGTGCATCCTTCTTGTTGATACCAAAAAACATGGGAGCAACCTCACTGATTACATAGATAATAAATTGGACAAATGCTCGAAGTCGGGCAAACTGGAGAACAAggataaaacataaataaactTGGGcaactatttattttttgtctttttcttttggcctctTTTCATatgtaatataatatataatacaaatacatatatatatatatataatatagccCACTCGGCAAAGAGAACAGAAagagacaagaagaaagagaaaggaaggaaaagaaaataaataaataaagaaaaaggaagaaagagaagaggACCCTTTCGGGCAAGAAGGGAACGGAAGAGAcagaagagaaagaaaggggaaaggaaaagggagagagggaaagaaataataaaaaagtaaGGAAAGAACCTTTCTTTCTTAGGCCGAGCCAAGTGAAGGACAGACCTTGAGAAAGGGACAAGGAACAGAAagcaagagaaaagaaaaaagaaaaggaaaaagaaagagatagaTAGAGAGAAAAAGATACCCACGTTCTCTAGCCTTTCCTTTTCTCCAAAAGAGAAGCTGTTTCTCTGTTCGAGGCACCACTTAAAGATCAAGGTGCGGCAACCAAAATCCaagtctgagagagagagagagagagagagagcaatccTTGTTCGTTCCCAAATTTTGCCTCTTTGGAATTAAGAGAAGTGGAAAGATGCCTCTTAAGCTAGCCGACGCCACCATCTCCACCTTCGATTGTGTGTTTGACAAATTCAAAGTAGAAGCTCTaaacaacaaaatcaatttCATCCTTTTCTTGGCTGACAATGACCCTTCTACCTCTTGGTGCCCTGATTGTGTGAGATCTGAGCTTGTAATCTACAAAAGGCTAGAAGCTATACCAGATGATGTTGCACTGTTGAGGAAATCAAACTCCTCTGGTGTTATTTTGTTCAGAGCCCTCATAGTCTTTCACACGCGATCCTCATCAGATAGAGCAACCTTCTAGCTGACCATAGTACCTCAGCTTTGATTGAAGTAGGAGCAGGCCCTCCTCCTTGGTTCTGTTCATGCAAATTAAGCCTGATTTGCATCTTGCTGTTTGTGACCAAACCGATCACCAGACTTTTTGTTCTTCCGGAGAGCACCCGATGACCGTACTCTTTAAGGCAGGAATTGGTGTAGAAGTGCCACGCCAAACTCGGCTATTGGGCTCCGAATAATCAATTTTAGGCTGGAGATGGAGCTGGAGATTTGGTAGAATGGTTTTTGCATGACCTCAGTTCTGATCTTCACCACTGGAATTTCATCAGGGAGCAAAACAGCTTCCCTAAGCTGTAGTTGATTCTTTGGGACGGAGTGAGATGCATAGTGCGCTAGCACACTCCCCTCCCTAACCAGCAAAAATCCAGACTTTTCTTCCCATACTGAGAGATAATTAGGGAAACTAGAAATCCCCGAGATTGGGGAATGGAAGAATATCACCTGCAATTGTTGCTTATTGATCCATTCCATTGAGGTCGGGAGCTATACTAGACTTTGATCCGCTGTTTGATGTTCTTTGCCCGAGCTGCGGTTCCAAGACACCACCCATGGATTCGTTTTTGGAGTAACAATACCACATCGGGCTCATGGGAGTTTGCAATAACCCTGCTGTCGAAAGCATTGTTGGAATTAAGATCGTTATCACTTCCAACATGATGTTGCAGCGCAGGTTTTGGCTGGAATTTGTTGGGAGGTAACGACGAGCAGCTGTGAGCTACGATGTTGTTGGTTGACTTGTTTTTCACAGAAGCTTGCTCTGTCCACCATTTAAGCAATTTTTGGGCTAGGAAGCCATTGACAGGTTTGTTGGGGGAGTCGGTGTAATTTCCAGCATCTCCTTCAGGGGCAGCTATGGCACGAGCACTTCAAATACGTTTGCCCGATCAAACATGGGGCCCCATGTCTAATTGACAACATCTAAATAAATTGTAGCAGAGAAAAAGTCTTGCTCATCGGGCAAGATTATAGCTCCATCGGGCAATAGCAACATACTTTCATCAAGCATTCGGGCAAACTGCAAAAACAATTCTGCACCCACCATCCAACCTCCACGGTTTAATCGTAGCCTCCAATGGTAGTCGTCGAAGTAGCCCGACCCTTGGTTGTAGGAGCTGGTGAGAGTTAGGGAGACATGCAGAGTCTGTTGGTGGTGAACAGGGAAGACGTCACTTCCGTCGGGCATGGTTATGGTGGTCTCATCGGGCACCACCAATCGGGCAAGATAACCCCCTGCTCTTTTGCAATAGCCATTGAGAAGCTGTCTGATAGATTTTTGCACAGGAAAGCCATGATTTGGCTTTTTATAAAACCTCCAATTCCAAGATTCTGGGTGAGATTTTGTGGAAAATGTAGTTTTATTGTATGGTTTTGGGTTCGGGCTAAATACACCCATTGGATAAGAGAAAAGGTGGAAAGAAGGGTAAAAATGGCTACTCACAAACTGCCCAACTCTTTATATTTTCTGTAAAATTCCCcagcaagaaaacaaaaagggaaagaaagcaagaaaaaacaaaagcaagaaagcaaaatgtttttgtaatttttggaatttttaatttttatatcttTTTCTTTGTAACAACACAAGAAACACACCAAGAAAACAGAGCCCTTTCGGGCAAACAGAAAAAGGAAATTAAAGGCCTGTCAAGCAAGTTGGAAAaagacaaataaaaagaaagacttGTCAGACTTTCTTTAAAAAGAGTAAAACATAAAATGGACAAAAGCCCTTTCGGGCAAACCAACACCAAAGGAAGAAAtataatctttttatttttctttgttgtccttttttttttaaaagctatacatataatataataaaatatacaCCTACGAAAAGCCTTCGGGCAAAACACTTTTatcatataatataatataataaatatagatatatagatataAAAGTGTTTTGGGCAGCAGAAAGACAGGTGAGAGAGAgacaagaaggaaaagaaaggaagaaagaaagaaagaaaaagaaaaggaaagaaaaggaaaaggaggagAAGGGTACTGGAGAAAAATGCACAAAAGAATAACATAAAAGAAAGCCATTCGGGCAAATTGGATGAAGCCCCTTGGCTACTCAAGTGTTATTTTTCTCTCAACACTCaaatctttttctctttttaaaattgAGTGTAGAGAGATCAAACCCACC from Malus domestica chromosome 01, GDT2T_hap1 includes:
- the LOC103403872 gene encoding SKP1-like protein 21; amino-acid sequence: MADLGSEHVYCPMICKENIQKGMGASKNHAISLPERVGTAMLSLILDYCRFHQVPGRSNKECKAFDEKYIRMDAKLLCELTSAADSLQLKPLVDLTSRALARIIEGKTPEEIREIFHLPDDLTEEEKLEPLKNSTDDPRIRLLNRLYARKRRELQEREKLKLMISCHLEEEQNDERSVDDLLSFINGEIGDSKGIKTSKNKKKNRRRKDQQKSTCLYEANEIHEVSSNLNFACPSDELNKFTPSSSLTLKLQDLKDDRVEDMIGFDEGDIDDEIDPALKEKIDREVEDFARRLNSDWPERMQEILSLGQERRPVTFSINGNSSFRRYACYKCFTCFSFQLAFEPNDMPCSLRPRVEGEC
- the LOC103403871 gene encoding receptor-like protein EIX2 codes for the protein MENDGIRCLKKFFHTSIVVLLFLQCFNPSLSSGFYNVSLGFGAIGHRVVTRCIKSEGEALLSFKQGLIDDYNLLSSWGREEHKQDCCKWLGIHCSNRTNHVTQLDLGWNHMNEVYSLQQKGQQEYPVYYFQGKMMSPKLIELQHLKYLDLSSINFTGTQLPDFIGSLSNLRHLDLWYASFGGRIPTQIGNLTHLQYLDLRSNHFANVENINSWLPHLSSLTYLDLSYNNLSNVPDWLEIVSKLPKLTNLSLSYCSLPSLLIHSSTLFNINSSKSLAHVDLSDNQLTSSIFLWLSKYNASLVHLDLKYNNFANVENLNSWLPHLSALTYLDLSYSNLSNVPDWIEAVNNLPKLTNLSLSYCSLPSPLIHSSTLFNINSSKSLAHVDLSDNQLTSSSTFLWLSKYNASLVHLDLKYNNFANVENLNSWLPHLSALTYLDLSYSNLSNVPDWMEAVNKHPKLTNLSLSNCGLPSPLIHSSTLFNINSSKSLAHVDLSYNQLTSSIFLWLSKYNSSLVHLDLSYNQLTGLFPDVIGNMSSLAYLDLSSNQFKGVISESHFSGLSRLRSLSLSSTSLTLNFHSKWVPPFQLDVIFLRSCKMGPHFPNWLQTQKSYRTLDISNAGISDILPSWFWERLSHAPEIGYVDLSNNQIRGTIPNSQINFVCFSRQLNLSWNQLEGQVPPFLLKASSSLFLSHNKFSGLFSFLLPVNASHLRLLDLSSNHLHGELPDCWTHFKNLLILDLSDNLFSGRIPATMGSLSSIQTLNLNTNGLVGELPSSLKNCTSLIVFDVGENKLSGLIPEWLGVGLPNLTILILRSNHFYGSIPSQLCNMGSIQILDFSMNNISGSIPKCLNNLTNLALRGSSSLTITHLFKATSTDIAVSIFDYEDEASLIWNGIMSKYKSTLGLVKSIHLSSNRLTGEIPSEVTDLVGLVSLNLSRNNLTGQITPKIGKLQSLDLLDLSNNQIHGTIPTSLIGISGLGKLDLSNNNLSGKIPIGSQLQPYDATVFAGNPLLCGIPLEHMCSPKETTLEEQPVVDNQDEDDDGFITPGFYMSLGLGFIIGFWGVCGSLIFNRSWRYMYFKLLNGLNDWLYIKVALFMQRRMLDE